The Natronospira bacteriovora genome has a window encoding:
- a CDS encoding efflux RND transporter permease subunit, whose product MSLTRIALSNPVAVAVGCILLVIFGLISLSRLPIQMTPDIERPSITVSTAWRAAAPAEVESEILEPQEALLRDVPGLERMVATAGQGSGSISLEFKVGTDINRVLIEVINRLNQVQRYPVDASEPTIRVGDEDFAKTIAWFSIRRAPGNQRNIAEFQDFVDQVVKERIERIPGISSATPRGGRPYEIRISFDPFMAANIGVDLSRIGQQLGDNNDVSGGFREMGRRSYTLRFAGRYEVADMQNLVLDWREGNPVYLGDVATVERVMRDRRALITHNAEPTIAMNVVPEPGVNVLEVMSELKAVVAELERTHINPAGLEIKQLYDDTIYITQSIRMVATNLILGMLLAIAVLWWFFRRFRATMMVALAIPLCLLFSFLVLDGANRTLNVISLAGLAFAVGMVLDAAIVVLENIVRRREAGEDIFTAALRGTGQVWGALLASTATTVAIFLPVIFLQDEAGQLFADLAVVISAAIICSLLVAITVLPTAAWRLLGERELKDRHADWWDRGTGVIMQATDGQRRRWAWIGGLTVIPVLIGALLIPPADYLPEGQRNFLFGFLVTPPGLGVETAEAEIVTPINERMRPLLLESGDNGEDGPRIEDMFMGFFGGGIFFGAVAEDPKRFGELLGFVNGYAVRGIPDTFGGANRAPLFIGRGGRSIQVDLQAADFEELLAAGQVGFMALNRALPGANVRPLPGLELAEPELRLIPDDRRIAEAGWTRNQVATALRALGDGTFLGDYFDGDRRLDIVLRREGWTTPEELMSTPLATPRGDIKTLGELARLEQTAGPNQIRRVDRRRTLSLLVTPPSDMPLETALDIISEQVSPQIRAALPADGVITYRGTAEALGETLRNLSGSFLLAVVILYLLISALFRSFRDSVLVLLTLPMATVGGIIGLRLAGLATGQAMDMLTMIGFIILLGLVVNNAILLVHRAREGERDGLGRREAVETAVRQRLRPILMSTTTSLFGMLPLLLMPGAGTEVYRGLAAVIVGGMAVSTLFTLILLPSLLRLREEVRTA is encoded by the coding sequence TTGTCGCTTACACGTATCGCCCTGAGCAACCCCGTCGCGGTGGCGGTGGGGTGCATTCTGCTGGTGATCTTCGGGTTGATCAGCCTGTCGCGTCTGCCCATTCAGATGACGCCGGACATCGAGCGCCCGTCCATTACCGTGTCCACGGCCTGGCGGGCGGCGGCGCCGGCCGAGGTGGAATCCGAGATCCTCGAACCCCAGGAAGCCCTGCTGCGGGACGTGCCGGGGCTGGAACGCATGGTGGCCACGGCCGGCCAGGGCAGCGGCTCCATCAGCCTGGAATTCAAGGTAGGCACCGACATCAACCGGGTGCTGATCGAGGTCATCAACCGCCTCAACCAGGTGCAGCGCTATCCCGTCGATGCCTCCGAACCCACCATCCGCGTGGGTGACGAGGATTTCGCCAAGACCATCGCCTGGTTCTCCATCCGGCGCGCCCCCGGCAATCAACGCAACATCGCCGAATTCCAGGACTTCGTCGACCAGGTGGTAAAGGAACGCATCGAACGCATTCCGGGGATTTCCTCAGCCACGCCCCGCGGCGGCCGGCCCTACGAGATCCGCATCAGCTTCGACCCCTTCATGGCCGCCAACATCGGCGTGGACCTGTCCCGCATCGGCCAGCAGCTGGGCGACAACAATGACGTCTCCGGCGGCTTCCGGGAAATGGGCCGGCGCAGCTACACCCTGCGTTTCGCCGGACGCTATGAAGTGGCCGACATGCAGAACCTGGTACTGGACTGGCGGGAAGGCAACCCGGTCTATCTGGGTGACGTGGCCACGGTGGAGCGGGTCATGCGCGACCGCCGCGCCCTGATCACCCACAACGCCGAGCCCACCATCGCCATGAACGTGGTGCCGGAACCCGGCGTCAACGTGCTGGAGGTGATGAGCGAGCTCAAGGCGGTGGTGGCCGAGCTGGAGCGGACCCACATCAACCCGGCCGGGCTGGAGATCAAGCAGCTCTACGACGACACCATCTACATCACCCAGTCCATCCGCATGGTGGCCACCAACCTGATCCTCGGCATGCTGCTGGCGATTGCCGTGCTGTGGTGGTTCTTCCGCCGCTTCCGCGCCACCATGATGGTGGCCCTGGCCATTCCCCTCTGCCTGCTGTTCTCCTTTCTGGTGCTGGACGGCGCCAACCGCACCCTCAACGTGATCTCCCTAGCCGGCCTGGCCTTTGCCGTGGGCATGGTGCTGGATGCCGCCATCGTGGTGCTGGAGAACATCGTGCGACGACGGGAGGCGGGCGAGGACATCTTTACTGCGGCCCTTCGCGGCACCGGTCAGGTCTGGGGTGCCCTGCTGGCCTCCACCGCCACCACCGTGGCCATCTTCCTGCCGGTGATCTTCCTGCAGGACGAGGCCGGCCAACTGTTCGCCGACCTGGCGGTGGTGATCTCGGCGGCCATCATCTGTTCCCTGCTGGTGGCCATCACCGTGCTGCCCACCGCCGCCTGGCGCCTGCTGGGGGAACGGGAACTGAAGGATCGCCACGCCGACTGGTGGGATCGCGGCACCGGCGTCATCATGCAGGCCACCGACGGCCAGCGCCGGCGCTGGGCCTGGATCGGCGGCCTGACGGTGATCCCCGTCCTCATCGGCGCCCTGCTCATTCCACCGGCGGATTACCTGCCGGAAGGCCAGCGCAATTTCCTCTTCGGCTTCCTGGTCACGCCGCCCGGCCTCGGGGTGGAAACGGCCGAGGCCGAGATCGTCACCCCCATCAACGAACGCATGCGCCCCCTGCTGCTGGAAAGCGGTGACAACGGCGAAGACGGCCCGCGCATCGAAGACATGTTCATGGGCTTCTTCGGTGGTGGCATCTTCTTCGGCGCCGTGGCCGAAGACCCGAAGCGTTTCGGGGAACTGCTGGGCTTCGTCAACGGTTATGCGGTGCGCGGCATTCCCGACACCTTCGGTGGCGCCAACCGGGCGCCGCTGTTCATCGGCCGGGGCGGACGCAGCATCCAGGTGGATCTGCAGGCAGCCGATTTCGAGGAACTGCTGGCGGCCGGCCAGGTGGGCTTCATGGCCCTCAACCGGGCCCTGCCCGGCGCCAATGTCCGGCCCCTGCCCGGCCTGGAACTGGCCGAGCCGGAACTGCGCCTGATCCCGGACGATCGTCGCATCGCCGAGGCCGGCTGGACCCGCAACCAGGTGGCCACCGCCCTGCGCGCCCTGGGTGATGGCACCTTTCTCGGTGACTACTTCGACGGCGACCGCCGCCTGGACATCGTGCTGCGCCGGGAAGGCTGGACCACCCCGGAAGAACTCATGAGCACGCCCCTGGCCACGCCCCGGGGCGACATCAAGACCCTGGGTGAACTGGCCCGCCTCGAGCAGACCGCCGGCCCCAACCAGATCCGCCGGGTGGATCGCCGCCGCACCCTCAGCCTGCTGGTCACTCCGCCCTCGGACATGCCCCTGGAGACCGCGCTGGACATCATCTCGGAACAGGTCAGCCCGCAGATCCGGGCCGCCCTGCCGGCCGATGGCGTGATCACCTATCGCGGCACCGCCGAAGCCCTGGGCGAGACCCTGCGCAATCTGTCCGGAAGCTTCCTGCTCGCGGTGGTGATCCTCTACCTGCTGATCTCGGCCCTGTTCCGCTCCTTCCGGGATTCGGTGCTGGTACTCCTGACCCTGCCCATGGCCACGGTGGGCGGCATCATCGGCCTGCGCCTGGCGGGCCTGGCCACCGGCCAGGCCATGGACATGCTGACCATGATCGGCTTCATCATCCTGCTGGGTCTGGTGGTCAACAACGCCATCCTGCTGGTCCACCGGGCCCGGGAAGGCGAGCGCGACGGCCTCGGCCGGCGCGAGGCGGTGGAGACCGCCGTGCGCCAGCGCCTGCGCCCCATCCTCATGAGCACCACCACCAGTCTCTTCGGCATGCTGCCCCTGCTGCTGATGCCCGGAGCCGGCACCGAGGTCTATCGCGGCCTGGCGGCGGTCATCGTTGGCGGCATGGCCGTCAGCACCCTGTTCACCCTGATCCTGCTGCCCAGCCTGCTGCGGCTGCGGGAGGAGGTTCGCACCGCATGA